The Acidobacteriaceae bacterium nucleotide sequence TCGCGCGCGGTCTCGACCTTCCTCTTTCGCGCTGTAGAGCGCGGTGTCAGCCCAGCGAAGAAGCTCGCTCAGCCCCAGTCGATGCTTCTCAAGCACGGCCACTCCAATGCTGACCGTGGCCATCTCCATCGCTTCGTGAAGGACAGCATCTTCCGTGCGATAAGGATTGAGCGGCGAACTTGTAACGGAGAGCCTCACCATCTCGGCCACGCGCGTAGCTTCGTCCACCGTCACATTGAGCAGCATCAACGCAAACTCATCTCCGCCAAACCTCGCACAACAACCACCAGCGTTCGCTTGTGCCGTTTGCTGCAAAACTTCTGCGATCCGGCAAAGCACTGCATCCCCTGCATGGTGCCCAAAGGCATCATTGATGCCTTTGAATTTGTCCGCATCCACCAGCATCACCGCGATCTGCGGTGAGTGCGTGGTCGCCAGATACGTTTGCGTTGTCTGCTCAAAAGATCTGCGGTTCCCGATGCCCGTAAGAGGATCATGCGTGGCCAGCGTCTCCATATAGATCGCCCGCGCTTCGTTTTCACTGCACTCGCGCAGCAACCATCTCTGCAACATCGTGGTTCGTGCCACGTAGCAGGCAACAACCACCGCGATAAAAACGCCACAAGCCATCGGTCGGCCATGCCAGCAGTAGAAGGCCAGCAGGATACTCGCAACCACCAGGATGCTTGCCTGGGCATTCTCAATCCTGAGGCTGTCCGGCGCAACGGCTCGCTTGCAGGTAATCGGTGCCGCGTCAAAAACAAAGGCACAAAACAAGAGCGTTGCCAGCGGGCACAGCAGATCAGAAAGCAAAACGTATGGCTTCGGCAGCCAGGTGTAATCAACCAGGTTGACGAGGAAAAGCATTGCGGTTTCTGACCATAAGAAAATCGTCAGCACTCTAAAGAATGCGTTCAGATGCGACGCCGTATTGACTGTCCTGTTTGCCTGAGCCACCAGCGCAATGAGAAGCGACAATAAAAAGCCCAACTCCATTGCCAGCGTGCCGTACTTCACGTTCAGGTGCACGTGTTGCCCGATTTCAAGGACAAACAGGCTTAGCAGGAAAAGCGTTATGTCGAAAAAACGAATGGACGCATTCGTCACCTTGCGGGGAAACGAAACGGCTATCCAGCATCCGCAAAGTGCGATGGAAGGACACCACTGCCCCACGGCCGCCTGAGAAGCCGCAGGAAACCAACTTGAAGGCCTGCAGAACGAAGGGACATAACCGAGCGCCGAGGCAGCAAAGGCGAAACCTGCCACTCGCCAATGAAAGCGTGCCGAAGGAAACCTCTGCGCGGCAAAGAAGCAGACACCTGCAGCCAGAAACTTCACCGCAGTCATGTAGGGATACATAAAAGCCCCGTCATCATTAGGGGAGAGTAACGGCGTCAATAAGGGCACAAGCGCCAGCAGTACAAGCAGCGCCTTCCACCACAAGAACTCGGAGGACCACAAGGAAAGAGGGCCCACTACCGGAGAGATCGAATCGGCTCGTTGCTCGCTCATCCAAACTCCCGCATGTCACGCTTTGGTGAACCGCAATCCTACATCAGTTTCCCGCAGAAACAACCCCGCTTTCTTGCTCGCGCTGCGACGTCTTCTTCCTCCCATCAAATCCTTGTTTATCGGCTCAATCCAAGGCAAAAGGACAGCAGGAAGCCCTCTTTGAAAACACTCCAGCGCCTCAAGCACGACGCCCACTGCGCTCCTTTCACTTCGCTTCCTGTAGCCCAAGTAAACTAGCTTCTGCATGGCATTTCCCTACGACGTCCTCATCGCCGGCTCCGGCCCGGCAGGCTGCGCCGCCGCCTTTGACCTCGCCCGCGCGGGCAAGCGTGTTCTCCTGCTCGACAAACGCCACTTCCCACGCCCCAAGGCCTGCGCCTGCGGACTCACCCGCAAGACCCTCGACGCACTCCGCTACACCGTCGACCCCATCGTCGAGTACCGTTGCGACGAGATCGTCCTCCAGCGCGCTACTTCGGGGACAATCGCCGACAAGTCTCACGAGATCCGCGTTCGCAGCAAAACGCCCATAGCCGCCATGGCCGTGCGCGAACGCTTCGACGCCTTCTGCCTCGAACAAACGCTCGCCGCCGGAGCCAAAGGCGGTTCCGTCGAGTGGCTGAAGATCGAAGGCATCACCCTGCTCGATGAGCAGAGCGACCACGTCACCCTCATCGTCGCGACCGAGAACGGCCCGCGTACCTTTACCGCCTCCGCGCTCATCGGCGCCGACGGCTCCAACGGCCAGACCCGCCGCCTCTCCACGCAAACTTCGCTGCCCACCGGCACCGAGCCCACCTGGTACCAGCGCGGCTTCGCCCTCGAAGCCACCGTGCCTTACGCCGCTCTGCCGGCCATGCTCCCGCAGGGTGACGCGCCCCGCGACCTCGTCTTCGACTTTGCCCCTATCGCCGGAGGCTACGGCTGGCTCTTCCCCAAGGGTGACCACGTCAACATCGGCGTCGGAGCGTTCGCTCCCGACGACGACCCCACCGCCGCCAAGCTCAAACTCGTCACCCGAGCCTTACTCGCTGAGTACACTCGCACAAAACTGGGCGTAGCACTCCCCGCCGAAGTCACCGGCCAGTACCTGGGGATGGGCGGCCATCGCTACACTCCGCAGGGCCGCGTGCTGCTCGTCGGCGACGCCGCCGGTCTTGTCGACCCGCTCACAGGAGAAGGTATCCACTCCGCCGTCGTCAGTGGGCAAGCTGCGGCCGCAGGCATCCTCGGCGCTCCGCACGCCATCGCCCAGGGCTACGCCCATCACCTGAAGCCGCTGCAGCAGACGCTGGCCTTCTCCCACCGCGCCGCGCTCGCGTTCTATCGCGAACCTGCTCGGGGCTTCAAAGTGATGCGCTGGCCGCTGCTCCGCAACCTTGTGCTGAAGACCTACGCCGACGGCCTCGGCGGAACAAAGCTGCTTGCGGCGCTGGCAAAGCTGGCGTCGTAAAAGCAGGTGGCTGAGGGTGGAGTGGAGCAACAACAATACCGACAAGCCATGGCCGACTTTTAGCTCTGCGCTCTAGACCGCTCTGTCCTAATCAAACCGCGGCAGATGCTCGACCTCACCCGCGGGAACGGGCTCCAACGGCCCACCGGCCTTGATCCACGCCTTCAGTCCGCCGCGAATCACCTTCGTATGGCAGTTCTCTGCTTCCAGCAGCTTCGCCACGCGCACGCTCGTCGCATCTCGCGCGCAGGAGCAGTAGAGGTAGATGTCGCACTCCGGCTCCATAAACTCCCGCAGCGCCACGACCTCTTCACGAAGACGGTTCGGTTCAATGCGAATCGAGTTCTTGATTCGCATCGCGTTCGGGTCATAGTAGCCGTGCGAGCGTACGTCCGCGATCACCATCACGCGCTCATGCCCGTTGCTCCTGCGGATCAGATCATGCAGCTCCACCGCGGCAATACGTTCCACCGAAGAAAAACGAGTGTCCCGCAACGAGCTCAGCAGTACATAGAGCAGATACAGCAACAGCGCGCCGAAGATCATCGCCGCCGTAATGTGCCCGGCCTGCACCACCCACTCCGTCACGCGACGTAGGATCGGTGCGAAGACAAAACCTGCGGTCGTCCACGCCGTTGCATAAAACAACTCACCGCAGGCATCCAGCCGCAGGAAACGCGTCACCCGCATATTCAGACTTCCAGCCAGCGGAGCCGCCACCGTCCCCAACCCTGGGACAAACTTCGCAAACAGCAGAACCTTCGGTCCACGCTTATAGAACGAGCGCGCTGAACCGAAGACGCACGTCTCCGGATTCATGCTCAGGCGGCAAAGCCCCGCCAGTAGCCACCATCCGGTGTAGCGGCCGCCGAAGTACATCAGCGTATCGCCACACAGCGCCGCCGCAGCGGCACATACGATCACCACCGGATAGGAAAGCACCCCCGCATGCGCAAACGCTCCTGCCGTCAGCAGTACCACGCTCAGCGGCAGCGGCAGCCCACACGACGCCAGAAAGAAAACAACAGCCGTCGCCGTATATCCATGGTGGGCAATGGCTTCGAACAGGTTCATAGCGTCTTCAAGACTCCTGACCGGGGGCAAAAAAGTGTTCTTCTTCGCTAGGATGCAAACTTCCGCCCTCGCGTCTTCGCTGCACCATTTCTGCAACAGAATGAAGGCTTCTATCGTCTGAACCTGAGCTCTGGCGCTCAGAACATCACCCGCACGCCAAACTCCACCTGCCGCTCCCGCGTCAGCCCGCTCGTCGACGACGTAACCTGCCCGAATGCGGTGCCTGCCTCCCCCTCAGCCCCCAGCGCGGCTGCGTCCTGAAAGACCAGCGGCGTCACGCCGTTGGCGGCATCGCCCACCAGAAACGCCCGCGTCTCCACGCTGGTACTATTGCGCGAGTTCAGCATATTGAAGCCCTCGGCAAAGCCCTCCACCCGGCAGCGAGAGCCCAGCGCAAACCCTCGTGACAGACGAAGATCCAGCTTCCCGCGAGCAGGCAGCCGCAGCGTATTCCTCCCCACCGTCGGCAGATACCGCGCTCCACCAGCGCCGTTCATCGACTCGCTACCGCCCGACAACTCCGACCCGCCATCGACCATGTACGAGTAAGGCGCGCCACTCCCCGCCGTACCAATCGCGCTCACCGTCCAGCCGCTCAACACCTCGCGCCGCCAGCGCACCTGTGCTCGCGAAGCTGTCCGCCACACCATCGCCCCGGCAAAGTGGTGCGTGTAATCCAACGCCGACCGGCCCTTGTCATAGCCCTCGTGAAAAGGGTCGAACTGCGTCATCGTTCGCGGCGTCGCGCCCATCAGCGGGTTGTAATCCATAGCGTGCGACCATGCGTAGCTCCCTCGCACCTGCAACGTTCTCCAGCGCCCATGCACGTTCGCCTCCAGCGCATGAAACGTCGCGTTGCTGCGCGACGTGATCGCCGTGATCGGCCCGTATCCGCTGAGCCTGCGCGTCGCATACATCGGCACAGCAAACATCTCACCGCTACGCAGCCCGCGCCAGCCATCGCCACCCTGCAACTGAAACGTTGTCATCGTGGCCACAGGAGACACGTTCAAATCCACGCTCCCCGGCAACTGCGTCGCTATCACACCCGCGTACGCAAGCTGCAAACTCCACCGCTTACCCAGCGGCCGTTCTACCGACAGCGTGAACCGCTGCACCGCAGGCAAACGAAAGCGCTGCGAAAAGACCATCGCCCGCGCTGTCTGCGCCACAGCCCCAGGTGGAGCAGTTACAAACGAGCACGGGTAGCCAAAGCTCACCGTCGTACTTTGCGGGCACAGCACTTCGGTCTTCGGCGTGATCCGCGTCGTGCGAATCCCCGTTGCCAGCGCGTTCTCCGTCAACGCCGCACGCAACATTGCACCTGGCAATCTCCCAAAGAACACACCATACCCGGCACGAACGCTCAGCCCCAGCGGTGCTCTCCACACCGCGCCAACTCGCGGCCCAAAGTTATTACGGTCTTCAGGAAACACCGCCGTCGAACCCACCCGCTCATCCTCAAGCTGTCGCAGTGCCGCATTCAATACGCTATTCGGCTGCTGCGGAACAGGCAGCAACACGTACTCGCCGCGCACACCCGCGTTCACGCTCAGCCGCTTCGTTGCCTGCCAACTTGTATCGGCAAAGCCTGCCACTTCGTGCGTTGCAAACTCGGTCTGCTGCGCTCCAAAGCTCTGCGTATAGCTCGAAAAACAGAACCGGTGAACGCTCGCCGTGATGCTAGGGCAAGCCGCATTTGGATACGCGTTCACGTTGAACGTATAGTCCGTGATCCAATCGACGAACCCACCCGCCTTGCCGCTTGTCTCGCCGCTCGAGTAGCGAAACGTTCCCTCGACATTGCTCGTCGATGCAATGCGGTCCTGAACCCGGCTCCAGTCTCCACCCACTCGCCACAGCACACGTCCACGCTGCCAGCTCAGCGTGTCGGCTAGCTGTACGCGATGCTCGTCGGGATACGCCGTCCTCCCCAGCGATGCCGGAGTGCCATACGCAAAGCCTTCCGGCTCCATCGAGACCTGCGGCGCATATCCTCCCGGCCCGACCGCAGGCTCCTGCGCCAAAGGCGCGCGCGGCTGCTCAAACTCCAGGTCCCGCGCCCACTGACCGCGCAGGTCATTCCCCCACGCTCGTGAAAAGCGATGTATCCACGCGCCCGTCCAGGCCGTGATCTCCACCGTCGCATCTCCCACGCTGCCCCGGCCGCGAGGCATGACCGCGTCCGACCGGCTCGCGTAGTACGTTCCCGCTGGCGACGAAAACCTGTTGCCTACAAATCCCACCGTCAGCCGATCCCGCTCGCTCAACCGCGCATCCAACCGCGCAAACCCAAGGACTCGCGTCGAACTCCTCGGCACCTCACCCAGCAAGCTGTCCACATACTCCAACGCACTGTTTGCCGCCGTCACAGAGACGCCACGCGTCCCCAACAACGCCCGCTGCGTCGCGGACAGGGCAAAGAACGTCGCCGACTCCGGCGACGCCACCACCGGAAAGCTCCGCCACTGCAGCTCCAGCGAGCCGAACGCGTTCACTTTCCTGCGCCAGCCCGACGGCACACCGCGAAACGCCAGTGGGCCGCCCACACTGCCACCAAGCTGCACGTTCGCATCCTTCGGCTTTACCCACTCCAACGTCGGCGCACCCTGGTTGTACCGCGTCACCAGCGAGTACGGATTCGTTGCAGCCCACACGCTCTGTCTCGTCAACGCAAACATGGCCCCGTGCAGACGCTCTCCACCCCCGCGCGTCGAGACTGCGATCGCCCCACCGGCTCCAGCAGCATCCGCGGCAAACGAGCGCGGCATCACCCGCACGCTCTGCACCGCGCCAACGCCAAACATCGCCCCTGTCCGAATGCCCCCTGCAGCGGCTCCGCGGGTCCCGGCCCGAAAGCTCTGCAACGCCGACAGCCCATCCAACGTCACGGAGTTTGCCGTCGTCGCCAACCCCGCCGCGCTCAACCCGCTCGCCGCGTCCACCACCTGCCCACGGCCCACCTCGGCCGCCGTCACATGGTCAGGATCATCGCTCCGCTCTGCCACCGTCGCTTCGCGCATCCCTGCATCCAGCTCCAACGCCGTGCTCCACGCCGCATCGCGCAGCGGAACCTCGTCCAACCTCACGGAGCTCTCGCCCACAAGAATCTGCGGCGCGGCAACATCTTCGTGCGCCGTCCCGCAGCCGGAGAGCAGTCCCACCGCCGCCAGCACACACTCCGCCACCCATTTCCATCGCTCAGGACGCAAAACACACTCCGCCCCGGAAGCAGGTGAGCCGGGGCACTCGAAACACAGAGGAAGTTCCCCCAAGCTATCGCGATCTGCCCCAAGCGGCAAGAGGAAAGGCCCCAGGACTCATGGCCTCTCGCCCTTTCCTGGCAAAACGTTGCGGTCTTCGAGTCCTGGCGTCTTCTTTCTCTTGCTCTCCCCACACAACAAACCAAACCACCCAAATCTCTTTGGCAAAGTACACTGTATGTTGAAGCATTTCTGCCTGGAGTTCCCCGCATGTTCATCGATGAAGCACGAATCCGCATTAAGGCCGGCGACGGCGGCAACGGTTGTATGGCGTTTCGCCGTGAAAAGTTCGTCCCTCGCGGCGGCCCATCCGGTGGCGACGGCGGCCACGGCGGTGATATCGTCATGCGCTCCTCCGCCATGCACAACACGCTCGTCCACTTCCGCTTCAATCCGGAGCACAAGAGCGAGCGCGGCGAGCACGGCCTTGGCTCCAACATGAGCGGATACACCGGCAAGCAACTCGTGCTCAACGTTCCCGTCGGTACCGTCCTTTACGACGAAGAGACCGGCGCGCAGGTCTTCGACTTCCAGGCACCCGGTGAAGAACTTGTCATCGCCCGCGGCGGTCGCGGCGGGCGTGGCAACCAGCACTTCGCCACCTCCACCCACCAGGCCCCGCGCGAGCACGAACTCGGCCGCCCCGGCGAAGCCCGCAACTACCGCCTCGAACTCCGCCTGCTTGCAGACGCCGGCCTCGTCGGCTTCCCCAACGTCGGCAAATCGACGCTGATCTCGCGTATCTCGGCCGCAAAGCCCAAGATCGCCAACTACGCCTTCACCACGCTCGAGCCCAACCTCGGCGTTGTGCAGATCGGCGACTTCCCTTACGAGCAGTCGTTCACGGTAGCCGATATCCCCGGACTCATCGAAGGCGCGCACCTTGGCGCAGGTCTCGGTGTGCAGTTCCTCAAGCACATTGAGCGCACCAGCGTCCTCGTGCATCTCGTCGACGTTTCGGACACCGCGATCACCACCGATGCCGCTTTGGCAGAAGGTGAAACAGCTGATCCTGTCGAAAACTTCAAGGTGATCACCGCCGAGCTGAAGAGCTTCGACCCTGCGCTCGCCGCCAAGCCGACGATCGTCGTCGCCACCAAGATCGACTCCGCCAACCCGGAGAAGCTGAAGAAGCTGAGCGCGATGGCCAAGCGCCGCAAGCTGCCCTTCTACCAGATCTCCGCCGTCAGCGGCGAAGGCATCGAGAAGCTGAAGTTTGCCATGGCCGAAGCCGTCGCCATGCACCGCACCATCGACCTCACCGCCATGTCGAAGGTCGAGCCTGCGATCGAAAAGCCAGTGCGCCGCAAACCGGCGTATCCGCCGCCAGCCCCCAACGCTCGCGGCAGCCGCACCAAATAGCGCCTCACGCACAAAACAAGAACGGCGAGCCCCTGGGGCTCGCCGTTCGTTCTTACAGAAATTTTGCGCTTACCATCTAGCGGTATAGCAGCCCACAAAGAAGATGCATGCCACGCCAAAGGCGATCAGGCCTACCGGCCACCACTCGTCAATCCAATCATGTCCTGCGTGATCGTGCTGCTCGCTCATCGTTCGGTTCGCTCCTCTCTAAAATCATAACGCAGCCGAACGCCACAGCAACCCTACACCTACGCTTCCACGAGTTCGCCCACCTGCGCCTTCAGCGAAACGACCCAGGACGCAATGCGTGAGCCGCTCTCATCTCCTTGATTCTCTTCATCCAACACCAGGCCGACGAACCGCCCCTCCACCACTGCGCGGGAACTGAAGAAGTCATACCCCGCCGTCGCGGTCGCACCGATTACCGCCGCCCCCAAGCCCATCAGCTCTTCGTACAGCACCCCGATCGCATCGCAGAAGGTGTCCGCATACGTCATCTGGTCGCCCAGCCCAAACAACGCCACCGTGCGCCCCTCCAGCC carries:
- a CDS encoding TonB-dependent receptor, which produces MRPERWKWVAECVLAAVGLLSGCGTAHEDVAAPQILVGESSVRLDEVPLRDAAWSTALELDAGMREATVAERSDDPDHVTAAEVGRGQVVDAASGLSAAGLATTANSVTLDGLSALQSFRAGTRGAAAGGIRTGAMFGVGAVQSVRVMPRSFAADAAGAGGAIAVSTRGGGERLHGAMFALTRQSVWAATNPYSLVTRYNQGAPTLEWVKPKDANVQLGGSVGGPLAFRGVPSGWRRKVNAFGSLELQWRSFPVVASPESATFFALSATQRALLGTRGVSVTAANSALEYVDSLLGEVPRSSTRVLGFARLDARLSERDRLTVGFVGNRFSSPAGTYYASRSDAVMPRGRGSVGDATVEITAWTGAWIHRFSRAWGNDLRGQWARDLEFEQPRAPLAQEPAVGPGGYAPQVSMEPEGFAYGTPASLGRTAYPDEHRVQLADTLSWQRGRVLWRVGGDWSRVQDRIASTSNVEGTFRYSSGETSGKAGGFVDWITDYTFNVNAYPNAACPSITASVHRFCFSSYTQSFGAQQTEFATHEVAGFADTSWQATKRLSVNAGVRGEYVLLPVPQQPNSVLNAALRQLEDERVGSTAVFPEDRNNFGPRVGAVWRAPLGLSVRAGYGVFFGRLPGAMLRAALTENALATGIRTTRITPKTEVLCPQSTTVSFGYPCSFVTAPPGAVAQTARAMVFSQRFRLPAVQRFTLSVERPLGKRWSLQLAYAGVIATQLPGSVDLNVSPVATMTTFQLQGGDGWRGLRSGEMFAVPMYATRRLSGYGPITAITSRSNATFHALEANVHGRWRTLQVRGSYAWSHAMDYNPLMGATPRTMTQFDPFHEGYDKGRSALDYTHHFAGAMVWRTASRAQVRWRREVLSGWTVSAIGTAGSGAPYSYMVDGGSELSGGSESMNGAGGARYLPTVGRNTLRLPARGKLDLRLSRGFALGSRCRVEGFAEGFNMLNSRNSTSVETRAFLVGDAANGVTPLVFQDAAALGAEGEAGTAFGQVTSSTSGLTRERQVEFGVRVMF
- a CDS encoding geranylgeranyl reductase family protein: MAFPYDVLIAGSGPAGCAAAFDLARAGKRVLLLDKRHFPRPKACACGLTRKTLDALRYTVDPIVEYRCDEIVLQRATSGTIADKSHEIRVRSKTPIAAMAVRERFDAFCLEQTLAAGAKGGSVEWLKIEGITLLDEQSDHVTLIVATENGPRTFTASALIGADGSNGQTRRLSTQTSLPTGTEPTWYQRGFALEATVPYAALPAMLPQGDAPRDLVFDFAPIAGGYGWLFPKGDHVNIGVGAFAPDDDPTAAKLKLVTRALLAEYTRTKLGVALPAEVTGQYLGMGGHRYTPQGRVLLVGDAAGLVDPLTGEGIHSAVVSGQAAAAGILGAPHAIAQGYAHHLKPLQQTLAFSHRAALAFYREPARGFKVMRWPLLRNLVLKTYADGLGGTKLLAALAKLAS
- the obgE gene encoding GTPase ObgE: MFIDEARIRIKAGDGGNGCMAFRREKFVPRGGPSGGDGGHGGDIVMRSSAMHNTLVHFRFNPEHKSERGEHGLGSNMSGYTGKQLVLNVPVGTVLYDEETGAQVFDFQAPGEELVIARGGRGGRGNQHFATSTHQAPREHELGRPGEARNYRLELRLLADAGLVGFPNVGKSTLISRISAAKPKIANYAFTTLEPNLGVVQIGDFPYEQSFTVADIPGLIEGAHLGAGLGVQFLKHIERTSVLVHLVDVSDTAITTDAALAEGETADPVENFKVITAELKSFDPALAAKPTIVVATKIDSANPEKLKKLSAMAKRRKLPFYQISAVSGEGIEKLKFAMAEAVAMHRTIDLTAMSKVEPAIEKPVRRKPAYPPPAPNARGSRTK
- a CDS encoding GGDEF domain-containing protein; its protein translation is MSEQRADSISPVVGPLSLWSSEFLWWKALLVLLALVPLLTPLLSPNDDGAFMYPYMTAVKFLAAGVCFFAAQRFPSARFHWRVAGFAFAASALGYVPSFCRPSSWFPAASQAAVGQWCPSIALCGCWIAVSFPRKVTNASIRFFDITLFLLSLFVLEIGQHVHLNVKYGTLAMELGFLLSLLIALVAQANRTVNTASHLNAFFRVLTIFLWSETAMLFLVNLVDYTWLPKPYVLLSDLLCPLATLLFCAFVFDAAPITCKRAVAPDSLRIENAQASILVVASILLAFYCWHGRPMACGVFIAVVVACYVARTTMLQRWLLRECSENEARAIYMETLATHDPLTGIGNRRSFEQTTQTYLATTHSPQIAVMLVDADKFKGINDAFGHHAGDAVLCRIAEVLQQTAQANAGGCCARFGGDEFALMLLNVTVDEATRVAEMVRLSVTSSPLNPYRTEDAVLHEAMEMATVSIGVAVLEKHRLGLSELLRWADTALYSAKEEGRDRARVIDLMAVIENGSLSLLNYLPRVGRQRPAQVWPGSITS
- a CDS encoding VTT domain-containing protein, with translation MNLFEAIAHHGYTATAVVFFLASCGLPLPLSVVLLTAGAFAHAGVLSYPVVIVCAAAAALCGDTLMYFGGRYTGWWLLAGLCRLSMNPETCVFGSARSFYKRGPKVLLFAKFVPGLGTVAAPLAGSLNMRVTRFLRLDACGELFYATAWTTAGFVFAPILRRVTEWVVQAGHITAAMIFGALLLYLLYVLLSSLRDTRFSSVERIAAVELHDLIRRSNGHERVMVIADVRSHGYYDPNAMRIKNSIRIEPNRLREEVVALREFMEPECDIYLYCSCARDATSVRVAKLLEAENCHTKVIRGGLKAWIKAGGPLEPVPAGEVEHLPRFD
- the fldA gene encoding flavodoxin FldA — translated: MKATIIYGSDTGNTRTAAEDIAEQLGGRSLEVISATVEDFEGCDLLVLGTPTSGYGDLQADWECYLKTLRAARLEGRTVALFGLGDQMTYADTFCDAIGVLYEELMGLGAAVIGATATAGYDFFSSRAVVEGRFVGLVLDEENQGDESGSRIASWVVSLKAQVGELVEA